The following DNA comes from Pseudorasbora parva isolate DD20220531a chromosome 8, ASM2467924v1, whole genome shotgun sequence.
TGTGTCAAAGGTGTCTTGTGACTTTTGAGTGTATATAAGGCAAGCAATAGTCAAAGTCAATGTCCCAAAAATGATTCTCTGAATATTAACTGTATAGGGAAAGTTTGTGTCACGGGATAGTGTCAGCTGGTAGTGAACAAATTCTCCACATTCAATTAATATTTAAGACTGCAGAAATGTAACTTAAAAGTGTATGgtcggttaaaaaaaagaaaaaaatcagtaGAAGCACATTTCTCTTCCAATACCAtcctacttaaagggttagttcccccaaaaagccaatttatgtcattaatgactcaccctaatgtcgttccacaccccgtaagactatgactttattcagcattgtcttctgttcagtgttcctccaaaaagcatcaaacggttaatgaatcagtgaatcgatcaaagaTTCGGGTcgcaatgtcacgtgatttcagcagtttgacgcgatctgaactgctgaaatcacgtggcaTTGGCGACCTGAATCtttgattgattcactgattcattaaccattTGATTCTTTTTGAAGGGACACGggagagaagacaatgctaaataaagtcgtagtttttgatatttttgtaccaaaatgtattttcgatgcttcaagagattctatttaactaactgatgtcacatatggactactttgatgatgtttttattagctttctggacatggacagtaaagtgtgcatagactgcatatgctctgggactaaaatataaaatatcttaaactgtgttctaaagatgaacggagatcgtacgggtgtggaacaacattagggtgagtcattaatgacataatttttgaCATTTCATTTTATTGGGCGAACTAACCCTATAAGAGAAGAAAAGGGGAAGTCATCATCAGTTGTTGGCTTTCTAATAAAAGCAGAACTTGCAAAGAGGTTTTTATGGGACTGAAGCCATGCAGAAAATGGGTAAGAATACATTGTAAGCATATATGGGTTTGAGGAGAATACATTATCATTCTCTGCAGTTGCTTGAACATTTCTTGGTTTtaactttttctttttgttaattactacactcaaaaaatgatTCAGTTTTTTGATTCAGATTTAAATGATATTActttactttattaaattaagttgtgtcgaaattagatatgtttgtgttcaatcagcctaatatatttaaaactgaagttcacttaattaatttgcgttaaaactacatgaaatatttgtgctgacataactaactggtcagtggatctgtagttcccagcatgctttgcaaaggaCTGCACTAGGAGAGAAAATGTATGGATtaatgtgttattttatgtgtttttcagtaaaggaaaagatgttattagtttatgttggtgtttaatgttcagttatgttggacattgaggagtttctataattttgtggttaccattatgcagaagagtggtgcctgtctttaggctgtgggcacttATATACAAATTCCTTAAATGGaactatatatactatatactttcaatctaaatgtttttagtttgtcaaatgagttatttttgcattttatttttataaatatgctAGTTTTTATTTAAACGTTTTAAAGGCCAATTCAATTGATAACAATGTTtaccttacataataaacttttataaatttaacataacatcattaagtaaatggcacatataaatattatttaacagtgacaaattcaaatggttagtttttactcaaagaaattgtgccaggttaagttttttgttgttgttcataTAAcgtgtaaaaattgctcaatacagttgtgtgcaaccacttaccacattaaaaaaaaaaaaaagtaaattcaacaagttgtttttttaagtgtaccaaaaataaaaatagttaaatCACTTGTGGACAGAATCATTGTCAAGCGTCTTATAAACTGTAACTGGGTCGTCTTATGTGAAAAGTGAAAACAGTATTTTGATGTTATGCATTTGAAAAAAGGAATGACAGAATTATCTTTTAATGCAATCATGTTATCTACTGTTGGACATTACAGAAtagtaaacatttaaaatagaaaattaaataaattgatGAGAGTGTTAAACTCTATAAGGTGGTAGAAAATGTGTTGCATGTGAAATGTGACAAGCAATATTCAGATTCCAGAAACCAAAACTCacagggttttttttcttttgttttcgtGTAGCAACCACTACTTTTGGATTTCATAATGTGACCAGATTCGCTACGGACAATTCTACAGTGCAGAGAGAGATCTACATAATATGTATTAACCTTGCCATGTCTGCTGTAGGTCTCATTGGAAACGGTCTTGTCATATTTGTCACTGGTTACAAAATGAAGACGACAGTCAACTCCACTTGGTTCCTCAACTTGGCTTGTGCAGACTTCATCTGCAACTTATTTCTAATCATAAGGAACATTTTAGAAGTATGCAAAGGGGTCTTTGTTAACTTCAAGGGCATTTTTCTCCATTTCATGATGTACCAAAACTCATTTGCTAGCATTTTGCTGCTGACGACTATCAGTATGGATAGATGCCTGTGCGCATGGCTGGTCGTGTGGGCTCGCAATAATCGAACACTATTCAAAGCCAGAATCATCTGCATGATTGTGTGGGTTGTATCCATCGTCTGCTGCATCCCTGCAGTTTTCAATTACTCAACAGAGAAGAATGGAAGACTATTTAGCTATCCTATACAGTACTACAAGTTTCTAGTCCATTACAAGTTCATAGTGGGCTTTCTCATCCCCTTCCTGATCATTGTATCTTCATATATAGCTATCGGCGTGCGAGTCAAACGTCTCCAAAAGGAGAATCAGCTCAGGTCATACCGGGTCATTGTAGCAGTGGTCCTGGCCTTTTTTATATGCTGGCTTCCTTATCATGTCCACAAATTTATGTGCATAAGTGCAGTGGAGAACCAGTGGAGTAAGTCTTCTAAAGATGTCTTGTTAAAAACAGCAGATATAGTTGACTATCTGGTTTATCTAAACAGTTGTCTGAACCCCATTCTCTATGTGTTCATCTGTGATGAATATAAGAAGAAGCTTAAACAGTCTCTGCTGCTGGTGCTGGAGACGGCGTTTGCTGAAGATCATCTGGACATCAAAGTCTCAAAGCAAACAAAAGTTTCCACCATCTCAATGCCTGCCAGATGCCTGGATAACCAAACAAATGTTTAAGATTATCTAGATATTTACAACTTAAATTTTCTGCTTCGATGGCTACCCTTTTTAACATGTCCACATGGGATATACACAGCCACAAACTGCATTATACACAACCGTTTGCTCCACAGCAATTGTATTGGGGGAAAAGTGTTTGAATAATCTGGCAAAATCTTGTTGACTATTTTAATGTGACATAAATCTCACTTTATCTGCATTTCATGGCATGTGTAGGTAAGAAAAAAAAGTGGTTTTCAGTATAAAAAATGCTTTCCTTTTCCTGTAGTGACATGTAACAAAGCAGTTTAATTATTTTAGcctacttaagtacatttttctagTTAGCTATCTTGTGTTAGCATAACTGATAGATTGACCAGTGCTGTGTGGTAAAATGCTacgactgtttttaaatgtattggtTTGATGTCACATGTGTGTGGCatatgctttcatttatttagtatgttcattagcctattaaaggcactatgatttttttaataaaatatgcaaaaaacATTTGCACAGTGtgatattttaaagggttacttcagcgattagcatatggctttgtatcagttgaaaccctggagtatattcgaatgattgtgcccCTCCCTCTACTTTAgagttaaaataacactttggaTATAGTGTTAATATTTTAGCTCCATAATAGTGTTAAAAATTTAACACCTAGAGTGTTGTTTCATAACACCATTAAGAGTATTTTTTTACACTAAACATGTGTTGCTCCCTTACTCTTAAAGTGTTAATTTAAAtcattcagtgttattttatgacACTTTAAAGTGTATTCATTACAGTTTTCTTACATTCAATGTTCTGAAAATGCTTTTTTattacaggaaaaaaaaaataacatatgaAGAATAACTATTTTTTAATAGACAAAAATATCTAAGCACAACTGAACTCTGCACATTCACAGAGAAAATAATGGTACAAAAAGGCTATCATCTCCACTTTAAGCACAGCAACAAAGCCagtgtacatttaacttaaTTTGAGTATTATATTGAGTATAATTGAGTAACAGTCTGTTCATTGTAAAGTTACAAAATAAAGAATGCAAAGAGTTGTTTTAACAAACTAGTTTTTTATTAACAAGCAAGACCCTTTACATTATGGAAGgttaacttttaaaataaatgaataagccATAGTATAGGCATTTCTTTCATCAGAATTATATTAAAGCTAATTTTCAAGTGGTGTGTAATACTTCAAGTCCTGCATGTCAGTGAATATATGTCCTTGGTCAGTGAAGTTGGTTCAGTACCTTCAACTTTGCAACAGAACAGCAGTACTTGAGTCAACACAACATTCAGCAGATGAAAAACAGTTGCAGGGTATCTGTGGATCAGTTGTGTCCAGTTGCTAACAGTTCAGTTCAGTGCATAGTTGTTGTTTCACATGCAGAGCAGGGAAGTTTGTGCAGATCCAACTCTCTCGAAAAATCCTGAAATGCTGGTTCTCTAGCCTAGACAACACAAAACCAGACCAATTacaattaatattatttgtattttataaatacagcAAGTTTATGGTGGAAAACTTGctgtatttaaagggttagttagttcacccaaaaatgaaatggctgtcattaatgactctccctactgttgttccacacccgtaagacctccattcatcttcagaacacagtttaagatattttatatttagtccaacagcgtatctaagtgtatgcacactatactgtccatgtccagaaatggaataaaaacatcatcaaagtagtccatatgtgacatcagttggttaattagaatctcttgaagcatcgaaaatacattttgatccaaaaataacaaaagctacgactttattcggcattgtcttctcttccgcatttgttttcaaacctcaaaaaagattcaaacggtcatgaatcagcgcattgatttatgattcgggttgtgtgtcaaactgccaaactgctgaaatcacgtgacattgacaACATGAGGGcaaattttttgggtgaactatccctttaagaaatctCACTTACTAGTCAGCTGCTGGAATGATTTTTGTTCCCTTCTTCCTGACTTTGTGATAGGCAGAGATTTCCCAATCTGCTGAGTATaaaatcaaacagaaaacatcTACCTGTCAAATCATGAAAACaatttgttttactttttttttttgtattagtaTTTGTACCAAAAAAActatgattattttttatttttgtgcccATGATTCTATCATAAGTTATCTGTTAAATCTTACCATCACCAGGGAGGTTCTAGTCTGTAGTCTTCAAGCACCAACCCCAGGCCTTACTTGATGCATTATAGAAACACTCCTAAACacacaaatagaaaaaaaatgtctcaggttacgtatgtaaccatagttccctgagagggaacgagacgctgcgtcgaaacgctacgGGAACACAACTCTGCGTGATTGTGTTATGAAGCACTAGTGAAATCCGTCCAATAGCGTGGAgatacgtcataggcgggtgacgtcattgaccaggaagctataaagcacacctggACCAAACGGTCATCAGCTTCTGAAAGAGTCGTACAAGTCggtcacaggcatgccgggagtatggcatcgcgacgcagcatctcgttccctctcaggtaAACATGGTTACATACgcaacctgagacgttccctttatcgggtgaactcgagctgcgtcgaaacgctacgGGAATGAAATACCCACGTCGCCatagtcccaaatgtctgtctATGTGAATTACTCAACCCATTCCAGGTGCAAACTCAAGGCAAGAGGGAGCAACCGACAGAGCCTGCAGGTCTCCTACTCTCTTCAGAGACAAGATAGCCAGAAGAAACACAGTTTTCAATGTGAGGAACTTCTCTGACACCTCTTCAATCGGCTCAAACAGGGCTAACATTAGGCCTTCTAACACTATGGCCAAGTCCCAGgtaggcaccctcgagcgtgccgcaggCCTCACCCTCATCATACCACCGAGGAAATGAGTAACCCATGGGTGTCTCCCCACTGAAGCATTCTCTATCGGGGTGTGGTAGGCCGATAtagccgccacgtacacctttagaGTTGACGGGGATAACCCTGCGGATAACTTTTCTTGCATGAACTCAAGTACTGAACCGACCGGGCAGTGAACTGAGTTTAAAGAGCGGCCTGTGCACCAGGCGACGAAAACTCTCCATTTAAGGGCATACAGTCTCCCCGTAGaaggtgctctggagtgcaacatggtttCTATTacctcagtagatagacccAATTATTagagctgggccccctcagaggccaagcccacagtttccatagCTCCGGGCGGGGTGCACTACTGACCCCTTCGCCTGGgagagaaggtccctcctgacCGGGATTTCCCACGGAGGACCCTCGAGGAGAGACACAATGTCTGACAGCCATACTCGGCCTGGCCAGAACAGGGCTACCAATAACagctgggccccgtcccggcggactctctccagcactcttgggagcaatgccagagggggaaaggcgtacagacgTAGCCTCGGCCACATCTGTACCATCGCATCTAGCCCCAGTGAGGCTGGATACGTGAGGGAGAAAAATAGGGGACAGTGCATTGTCTCTTGAGACGGAAACAGATCCACCTGAGCTCGCTCGAAGCATTTCCAGAGGctctccaccacctcggggtggagtctccactcccccgGCACtactccctgcctcgacagggagtctgccgctacattcaGGTACCCCGGAATATATACTGCTCTAACAGATAACAATTTGTCCCGGGCCCAAATCAACATTCAATGCGCCAGCTTCCACAACCGGCGCGATCTTAGACCCCCCTGCCGACTTATATAGGAGACCACCGCTGTGTTGTCCAAACGTACTAACACATAGTGGCCCTTGAGGTCTGGGAGAAAGTGCCTGAGTGACAGGAACACGGCCATtagctccagctggtttatgtgccacGAAAGCTGATGGCTGCTCCACAGACCCCGAGCTGAGCGGCCACTtatgaccgctccccagccagttagggaggcatccgtcgttagcgttaAGCGACGACAAGGaacccccagaactggaccttgggacaggaaccaaggatccttccacttcaccaaggcacgtaggcagcgccgcgtgaccttgatcaagTGAAAAGGATTTCCTCTCGGGGAGAAGCCCTTGgccctgagccaccactgcaaggGTCTCAAGTACAGCAGGCCAAAATATATCACGTTGGACGTTGCTGCCATCAACCCTAACACTCTTTGgaagtgtttcacagtgagtgactgacctagcCTTTTTCGGTTACCGGTATCCAGGATTGCTTTTATCCTGGGAGGAGATAGCTGAGCTGACATTCTTTTTGTGTCCTAAACTACCCCCAGAAAAGTAGTGCTCTGCTGAGGTgccaacacacttttctttccatttaaccttagccccaacactctcatatgggcgaggacagcatctcgatgctgaaatGCCAGTTGTTCCGACTGTGCCAATATGagccaatcgtcgatgtaattgAGCACAcgaatgccctggagtcgcaacggagccagagctgcatccacgcacTTCGTGAAAGTGCAGGGCGATAaagctaggccgaatggcagcactcgaTACTGGAAAGCTTCGCCCCTGAAAGCAAACCTGAGGAATtttctgtgctgcggaaggatggagatgtggaagtatgcATCTTTTACgtctattgtgacacaccagtcctcggacctgatctGGCACACGATCTGTTTCagcgtgagcatcttgaactttaGTTTCTTTACTGCACTGTTTAACTGACGCAGATCTAAAATAGGCCTTAGCCCCCCATgcttctttggaactatgaagtaccggctgtaaaaccccgactctctgcagtggggagggaccctctctatagcctcttttcgcagaagagtctgcaCCTCTTGTTCCATGACCAGAGCCTGCTTGGAGGTTACTACTGTAGGAGTAACTTTGCTGAACACGGGCGGGTGTGACCCGAATTGAATTCTGTACCCTTTtgcaggacccattctgagatattcggcagagtttccacgctgccagaaaatctactaagggaacaaGCCTGTCGAGGCTGACCTCTGGATTCCCCTGGGcggtcagcccggtgtcctgtaacaGCGCGCCGGCAGGAAGCAGCCGAACTGATCGCCCGAGGGCCCTCCtgagagggcgcgaacatccccacGCCGCTATgtttccgggcggacatggagatatacgttcgccggggaccgccgcgccctgaagcaccatAGGTGGCAAGGTCGGCAGACCGGCCCCCCGATGGCATCGAGAGAGAACGGGCGCCTCGGCAAGCAGCACTCTCCCGAAGGAGACTGCCATCGGAAGCCCTGCGCTTCTGGCATCAGGACTTCTTCTTTGCCGAGGCCTTCCTAGAGATAATGACAGACCTTAAGTCTGCCCTACCTCGGGAAGACCTCGGCTGAGCGCGCTGCCCGGACCCCCAGCTGTCTCTCTGTGGGAGA
Coding sequences within:
- the LOC137084484 gene encoding C3a anaphylatoxin chemotactic receptor-like encodes the protein MNGDRTATTTFGFHNVTRFATDNSTVQREIYIICINLAMSAVGLIGNGLVIFVTGYKMKTTVNSTWFLNLACADFICNLFLIIRNILEVCKGVFVNFKGIFLHFMMYQNSFASILLLTTISMDRCLCAWLVVWARNNRTLFKARIICMIVWVVSIVCCIPYYKFLVHYKFIVGFLIPFLIIVSSYIAIGVRVKRLQKENQLRSYRVIVAVVLAFFICWLPYHVHKFMCISAVENQWSKSSKDVLLKTADIVDYLVYLNSCLNPILYVFICDEYKKKLKQSLLLVLETAFAEDHLDIKVSKQTKVSTISMPARCLDNQTNV